The following are encoded together in the Salvia hispanica cultivar TCC Black 2014 chromosome 6, UniMelb_Shisp_WGS_1.0, whole genome shotgun sequence genome:
- the LOC125193222 gene encoding 6,7,8-trihydroxycoumarin synthase-like yields MMLLLISIALPIILFYLIHKRNNKSRKSNLPPLIQGLPLIGNLHQLSRAPLLHTYLSQLSNTHGPILRFNLCSTPTIVISSAKLAKEVLRNQDLAFCSRPKLVAQRRLSYNAADMVFAPYGAEWREQRRIANVHLLSPVKVQSFRSVREEEVARMVAEIARCASSSSPVDLSKAVMGLTTTLICRTGFGKRYEEQGTELRRFEDLLTELGTLLTAFFVSDYFPALSWVDRVSGLTKRLDCAFEKLDAFYQELIDDHLGRGRAQMDDQDHILGMQIKFELDSGKPNWDRVKALLMNLFLGGSDSSAATIAWVMTALMKEPRIMENVQSEIRNVVGDKGKVDEDDLLKLAYLKAVINETFRFYTPVPMLLARETTAACVLDGYEIPPKTTVYVNVWAVARDPDYWKLNPDEFLPERFIGNDMDVKGKDFGAIPFGAGRRICPGMSMGLANVELAVANLLYSFNWEMPPGVQLDTHVLPGLIMHKKNPLILIPKQYLI; encoded by the exons ATGATGCTCCTCTTAATCTCAATAGCTCTCCCCATAATCTTGTTCTACCTTATTCACAAACGCAAcaataaatcaagaaaatccaATCTCCCACCACTCATACAAGGCCTTCCCTTGATCGGAAACCTCCACCAACTATCTCGAGCGCCGCTTCTCCACACCTATCTCTCCCAACTCTCCAACACCCACGGCCCCATCCTTCGTTTCAACCTCTGCTCCACTCCCACCATCGTAATCTCCTCCGCAAAACTCGCAAAGGAAGTCCTCCGCAACCAAGACCTCGCCTTCTGCAGCCGCCCGAAACTAGTGGCGCAGCGCAGGCTCTCCTACAACGCGGCCGACATGGTGTTCGCACCGTACGGGGCAGAGTGGAGAGAGCAGAGGCGGATCGCCAACGTGCACCTCCTCAGCCCGGTAAAGGTTCAGTCCTTCCGCAGCGTGCGCGAAGAGGAAGTGGCTCGAATGGTGGCGGAGATCGCGCGATgcgcttcttcttcttctcctgtCGACCTGAGCAAGGCGGTGATGGGACTGACGACGACTCTGATATGCAGGACGGGATTCGGGAAGAGATACGAGGAGCAAGGGACGGAGCTGAGGAGATTCGAGGACCTGCTGACGGAGCTCGGGACGCTGCTCACGGCCTTCTTTGTGTCGGATTATTTTCCGGCGCTGAGTTGGGTGGATAGGGTGTCTGGATTGACGAAGCGGCTGGATTGCGCGTTTGAGAAGCTGGACGCGTTCTACCAGGAGCTCATCGACGACCATCTGGGCCGTGGACGGGCCCAGATGGACGACCAGGACCATATTCTTGGCATGCAAATCAAGTTTGAACTCGACTCTGGAAAACCCAATTGGGATCGGGTTAAGGCATTGCTGATG AACTTATTCCTTGGTGGATCAGACTCAAGTGCAGCAACAATAGCTTGGGTGATGACTGCACTGATGAAGGAGCCACGCATCATGGAGAATGTGCAATCAGAAATTAGGAATGTCGTCGGCGACAAGGGGAAGGTAGACGAAGATGATCTGCTAAAACTAGCCTATCTAAAAGCAGTCATAAATGAAACTTTCCGCTTCTACACTCCCGTTCCGATGCTCTTAGCAAGAGAAACAACTGCAGCATGTGTGCTAGATGGCTATGAAATTCCTCCCAAAACTACTGTTTATGTGAACGTGTGGGCAGTTGCAAGAGATCCCGACTACTGGAAGCTTAACCCAGATGAATTCTTGCCTGAGAGGTTCATTGGTAACGATATGGATGTCAAAGGAAAAGACTTTGGGGCGATTCCATTTGGAGCTGGGAGAAGAATCTGCCCTGGCATGTCTATGGGACTTGCCAATGTGGAGCTTGCTGTTGCAAATTTGCTCTACTCTTTTAATTGGGAAATGCCTCCAGGAGTTCAACTTGACACTCATGTGTTACCTGGACTCATCATGCATAAGAAAAATCCACTTATCCTCATACCTAAACAATATCTTATTTAG